The DNA segment TGGTAGAGCAGATGGTCATGAGAATACTCAGGCTGAGCATGCTCTTGGAAAAGTAGGCAAAGATGTTGGAGGTGGTGCCCCCGGGTACACAGCCCATCAGCACCAGACCAATGGTCTGGGGCCCGCTGAGATTGAAGGCCTGGGCCAGCATGAAGGCAATCAGGGGCATGAAGAGATACTGGGAGGCGAAGCCGATGCCGATGGCCTGGGGATTGCGCAGGGCCATGCGGAAATCCTTGAAGGTCAGCGAGGCTCCCATGCCCAGCATGATGACCACCATCATGATGGCAAGTAGTTGTTCCTCGAGTGGTGTCAGCATGTTTTAAGCCCCTCAGGCCGCCTGTTGTTTTTTCTGTTGGGATTTCAGTTCCGCCCGCAACTCCTTGCGAAGTACCTTGCCGACGGGGGTCTTGGGGAGCTCATCCCGAAAGATGAATTTCCTGGGTCGCTTGTAGCCAGCGAGATTGGTCTTGCAATGGGCGGCCAGCTCCGATTCGGTCAGGCTGTCATCCCGCTTGACCACAAAGGCCCAGACTGCCTCACCCGATTGTTCATCCTCCACGCCTACCACCGCGGATTCATGAACCTTGTCCAGCTGGGCCAGGCAGTCCTCTACTTCATTGGGATACACATTGAAGCCACTCACCAGAATCATGTCCTTCTTGCGGTCCACAATCCGGAAAAAGCCGTCTTCTTCCATCTCCGCCACATCCCCGGTGTAAAGCCAGCCGTCCCGGAGAGTATTGGCGGTCTCCTCCGGCCTATGCCAGTAGCCTTGCATGATCTGTGGCCCTCGGGCGATCAATTCCCCCGGCTCGCCCAATGGCACACATTGACCCTCATCATCCACCAGGCGAACTTCGGTGCCCGGCGCGGGAATGCCGATGCTATCCTTTCGAGGCCGGCTGATGGGATTGAAGCAGAGCAGGGGAGAGCTCTCAGTCAAGCCATAGCCTTCCACAATGGGGCAGCCCACCACCTTCTGCCAGCGCTCGGCCACCGATTGGTGCAGGGCGGTGCCACCGGCCAGGGCCACTTTCATGGTCTTGGGCGGGTAGACGTTGAACCACTCCTCATTGAGCAGGGCGTTATAAAGGGTATTGACCCCGGTGATCCAGTTGACCGGGTAATTCTCCAGCGCCCGCTGGCAGTTCTGGATGGGCCGGGGGCTGGGTACCAGCACATTACGACCGCCATGGTGGTAGAACAGCAGCAAATTCACCGTGAAGGCGAAGATGTGATACATGGGCAGGGCGGTGACCACGCAATCCTTGCCGGCCTCCACATAGCCCAGGGAGATGAGATCCAGCTGGCGCATGTTCACCAGCAGGTTGCCATGGCTGAGCAGGGCTCCTTTGGCCACCCCGGTTGTGCCGCCGGTGTATTGGAGCACTGCCCCTTCATCCAGACCCAGGTCTGCCGTGTAATCGGCCACCTTGATGTCCTGTTCGGCTTGGCGACGGCGGCCCATCTCCACCGCCCGGACAATGGGGGTGGCGGCCATTTCATAATCGGGAATGGCCCGGTTCCAGTAACGCAATACGAATTTCATGATCCCCCGTACCACCGTGGGGAACCACTGGGCCACGCTGGCCACCACCACATGCTCCACCGGGGTCTCGGTAATCACCGATTCCAGCTTGTCCATGAACATGTCCATGATGACCACGGCTTCCACCCCGGCATCATTGAACTGATGTTTCATTTCCGGGGCGGTATAGAGGGGATTGGTATTGACCAGAACGCAGCCGGCCTTGAGCACTCCGAAGGCGGCTACCGGAAAAGACAGGCAGTTGGGCATCTGTACCGCCACCCGGGCCCCGCGTTCCAGGCCCAGCTCTTCGCGCAGATACACGGCAAAGGCGTCGGACATGGCTTCCACTTCCGAATAACGCAGGGAGCCGTTCATGCCATTGGCCATGCAGGCGGTGAAAGCGATGTGATCGGGGTACTTTTCGGCGGCTTCACGAATCAGTCCAGGGAGATTGTCGTAGCCGGCCACCACATCCGAGGGTTCAAACGGTTTTTCATACTGATCGGACCAGGGCGCCTTGTCATAGGCCTGGCAATCACTCATCGGATTTCCCCTTCATTCAAACGATCGTTCCAGCGTACCACCGGAATGGAAAAATGGGGATACCCCAAGCCCCCTGGATTGCTTTTCCCTGAGGGAACCCCGGCTTTGCTAGAATGCCCAAGTTCAGGAATCTGCCAAGAGACTCAAGCATCGTGATCAACCGTCTGCTGGAAGCCCGACCCTTCAATGCTGCCGCCGCCGCCGTCTGCGCGGTGTTGCTGGCCTATGCCTACTACAGCCAGTTTGTGGTGGGCCTGGAGCCCTGTCCCCTGTGCATCTTTCAGCGGGTGGCGATGATTCTCTTGATGCTGCTGTTCATTGCCGGGGCCATTGTCGGCGGGGGCCAGATCCGTTCCCGGATCATCGCCGGGTTGACGGGGCTGACCGCCCTGGGCGGGGCCAGCATCTCCGCCTGGCATATCTATCAGCAAAACCAGCCGGCGGAAGAATGGGCCAGCTGCGGCGGTGACCTGAGCTACATGTTTGAGGTCTTTTCCTTCTGGGAGGCCCTGGAAATGGCCTTTACCGGCACCGGGGACTGTGCCGAGGTGGACTGGGCCTTTCTGGGTGTCTCCATGCCTGCCTGGGTGGGGCTCTGGTTCCTGGCCCTGGGCGCGGTGGGCGTCTGGGCCAACTGGCGGGCCGCCCGGCCACCATTCTAGCGGTAGCCGGACGTCGCTTTTGCCCCATTAACCGGCCGTGGGCGGCACCCGGCCAAAGCGGCCACTACGAAAATCCTCGATGGTTTGCTGGATCTCCGCCTGGCTGTTCATCACGAAGGGCCCGTAACCCACGATGGGCTCGTCGATGGGCTCCCCGCCAAGGACCAATACCAAGGCCTCATTATTGGCCTCCACCAGGGCGCCTTCGCCCTCCGTGCCCAGCACCGCCAGTTCGCCCTCGCGGACCACGGTGTCCCCATTAACTTGAACCGTGCCCTTGAGCACCACCACCAGTCCGGACCAGCCTTCCGGCATGGGCAGGCGGGTGCCGGCGTTGGGTTTTAGCCGCAGGTCCCAGACATTCATGGGCGTGAAGGTCTTGGCCGGGCCCTGGTGACCCTCGTAGTCCCCGGCAATTACCCGCAGCTGACCGGCCTCATCGGCCAGGTCCACCCGGGGAAAGTCGGCGTCCAGCAGGGTCTGGTAGCCGGGCTGGGTCATCTTGTCCTTGGCCGGCAGATTGACCCAGAGCTGGACCATTTCCAGCCGCCCGCCATTGCGGGTGAAGGTTTCGGAATGAAACTCCTGGTGCTGGATGCCGCCACCACTGGTCATCCACTGCACATCCCCGGGC comes from the Natronospira proteinivora genome and includes:
- a CDS encoding AMP-binding protein; the encoded protein is MSDCQAYDKAPWSDQYEKPFEPSDVVAGYDNLPGLIREAAEKYPDHIAFTACMANGMNGSLRYSEVEAMSDAFAVYLREELGLERGARVAVQMPNCLSFPVAAFGVLKAGCVLVNTNPLYTAPEMKHQFNDAGVEAVVIMDMFMDKLESVITETPVEHVVVASVAQWFPTVVRGIMKFVLRYWNRAIPDYEMAATPIVRAVEMGRRRQAEQDIKVADYTADLGLDEGAVLQYTGGTTGVAKGALLSHGNLLVNMRQLDLISLGYVEAGKDCVVTALPMYHIFAFTVNLLLFYHHGGRNVLVPSPRPIQNCQRALENYPVNWITGVNTLYNALLNEEWFNVYPPKTMKVALAGGTALHQSVAERWQKVVGCPIVEGYGLTESSPLLCFNPISRPRKDSIGIPAPGTEVRLVDDEGQCVPLGEPGELIARGPQIMQGYWHRPEETANTLRDGWLYTGDVAEMEEDGFFRIVDRKKDMILVSGFNVYPNEVEDCLAQLDKVHESAVVGVEDEQSGEAVWAFVVKRDDSLTESELAAHCKTNLAGYKRPRKFIFRDELPKTPVGKVLRKELRAELKSQQKKQQAA
- a CDS encoding disulfide bond formation protein B, with the translated sequence MINRLLEARPFNAAAAAVCAVLLAYAYYSQFVVGLEPCPLCIFQRVAMILLMLLFIAGAIVGGGQIRSRIIAGLTGLTALGGASISAWHIYQQNQPAEEWASCGGDLSYMFEVFSFWEALEMAFTGTGDCAEVDWAFLGVSMPAWVGLWFLALGAVGVWANWRAARPPF
- a CDS encoding pirin family protein; this translates as MKQIQATYSAPPRHWVGNGFPVRSLFSYDRHGHDISPFLLLDHAGPMDFEPADTPRGVGEHPHRGIETVTLVYDGEVEHLDSTGAGGKIGPGDVQWMTSGGGIQHQEFHSETFTRNGGRLEMVQLWVNLPAKDKMTQPGYQTLLDADFPRVDLADEAGQLRVIAGDYEGHQGPAKTFTPMNVWDLRLKPNAGTRLPMPEGWSGLVVVLKGTVQVNGDTVVREGELAVLGTEGEGALVEANNEALVLVLGGEPIDEPIVGYGPFVMNSQAEIQQTIEDFRSGRFGRVPPTAG